The following nucleotide sequence is from Flavobacteriales bacterium.
ACACCAAAACTGAATTTATCGGATAGTGCTGCCGAGAAATTGATGTCGCACCCCTACCCAGGTAATGTACGCGAATTAAAATCGGTGATTGATCTGGCATGTGTTATGGCAGACCATAACCAAATTGAACCGGAGCACATCAAGTTTCGTCCATTGAATAATAATGGTCAGGATTTATTCCTCAAAGAAATGACCCTTGAACAATACACCGCTACAATTATTAAACGTTATCTCGATAAATACGATCAGAATGTTTTAAAAGTGGCCGACAAACTGGAGGTGGGTAAATCGACCATTTACCGGATGATGAAGGAAGGGAAGATTAAACAAAATATGTAATGAAGAGTTAATCGATATTATTAAAATACTTCCCGTTTGAAAAATAAAAATGAAATAGAAGCACTTCAACGTCAACTCAAAGAAGAAATAAAGGCCAGAAAAATGGCTGAAGATTCTCTTAAAAAAAGGGAAAAAGAAATTTCTATATTAAAAATTGAGCAAACACTTCTTCTCGAAAAGTTAGAAAATTCCGATGCAGAATACATTAACCAAACAACTATACTTGAAAATATCATTCAGGAAACACCATATCCGGTAATTTGGATTTCACCCGGAGATCTTCAAATTATTTTTACCAATGAATCGGGTAATGAATTCCTGAATCAACTAAAGCGGATTCCTACAGCGAAAAAAAAATGGGAAAAGTTTGTTCTGAATCCGGTTAAAAATAACACCCATACAACCCTTGATCTGCATTTGAAGGAAACCATCTATCAAATTCATGGAATTTACATTCCGGAACTTAATCAAAAGGTTATTTATGCATTCGATATTTCACGTTTAAAAGCAACCCAGGAAGCCTTATTAAAAAGTGAAACGAGGTATAAAATCATGGTGGAGTCGGTTACCGATATCATTTACCGTGTAACACATGAAGGTTTTTTTACTTATGTCAATCCCATTGCAGAAAA
It contains:
- a CDS encoding PAS domain S-box protein, which encodes MKNKNEIEALQRQLKEEIKARKMAEDSLKKREKEISILKIEQTLLLEKLENSDAEYINQTTILENIIQETPYPVIWISPGDLQIIFTNESGNEFLNQLKRIPTAKKKWEKFVLNPVKNNTHTTLDLHLKETIYQIHGIYIPELNQKVIYAFDISRLKATQEALLKSETRYKIMVESVTDIIYRVTHEGFFTYVNPIAEKILGYSIEEFKKMHFSDLIREDYREEIVTYYINQGINDIPNSYKEFPVITKSGKEIWIGQNVTLVFENGLVSEVYALARDITSIKKTEEEIESSANRMKSLVENLEAGILMEDENRKIIHVNETFCKLLRIPVSPKELIGQDCTNFANLSKHLFADPDLFVSEIDQLI